The following coding sequences lie in one Chelatococcus sp. YT9 genomic window:
- a CDS encoding ABC transporter ATP-binding protein → MSGQASQPILAIRDLKAGYGGGRMIVNGVDIHVAPGEIVCVIGQNGAGKSTLLKGIVNLIQVRQGNVQLDGEDVTNLPAQKLLLEGLAYIPQGRSIFPRLTVAENIRMGGYLIKDRNVLKRRQEEMEAMFPALAELRGLQASSLSGGQQRQLELARTLMMDPKVLMLDEPSIGLAPRIVDQVFAVLRDLAKLGKSVLMVEQNVRKALAAADRGYVLELGKVRLEDRAQALLEDERVAQLYMGMRPNAA, encoded by the coding sequence ATGAGCGGACAAGCATCCCAACCAATCCTTGCCATTCGTGATCTCAAGGCCGGTTATGGTGGCGGCCGCATGATTGTCAATGGTGTCGATATCCATGTCGCTCCGGGCGAGATCGTCTGCGTCATCGGTCAGAATGGCGCCGGCAAATCGACTTTGCTCAAGGGCATCGTGAACCTGATCCAGGTACGGCAGGGCAATGTGCAGCTCGATGGCGAGGATGTCACCAACCTGCCAGCCCAGAAGTTGCTGCTCGAAGGTCTGGCCTATATCCCGCAGGGTCGGAGCATATTTCCGCGGCTGACCGTGGCGGAGAACATCAGGATGGGGGGGTACCTCATCAAGGATCGCAACGTTCTGAAGCGCCGGCAGGAGGAGATGGAGGCGATGTTCCCGGCATTGGCGGAACTGCGCGGCTTGCAGGCCTCAAGTCTCTCCGGCGGCCAGCAACGACAGCTGGAACTCGCGCGAACCCTGATGATGGACCCGAAGGTGCTAATGCTCGACGAACCGTCCATCGGGCTCGCGCCGCGCATCGTCGACCAGGTTTTCGCGGTTTTGCGCGACCTCGCCAAGCTCGGAAAATCTGTTCTGATGGTCGAGCAGAATGTTCGCAAAGCCCTGGCCGCAGCCGACCGCGGCTATGTTCTTGAGCTGGGCAAGGTTCGTCTTGAAGACCGCGCTCAGGCGCTTCTCGAAGACGAGCGCGTCGCGCAACTCTATATGGGAATGCGTCCCAACGCTGCCTAG
- a CDS encoding LLM class flavin-dependent oxidoreductase, which translates to MASIPLRHGMFLPPIHPNKENPTLAIQRDMELVEHLDRLGYEEAWIGEHHSSGAEIIASPELFIAAVAERTRRIRLGTGVISLPYHSPLNVANRITQLDHQTRGRIMVGVGPGLLTADAIMMGIEPEKLRDRMSEALDVILRLLDGQTVTEKTEWYNLVDARVHLLPYTKPHLEVCVASTLTPSGGRNAGKYGLGMLCVAATSPTGFDVLGTNWRIANEVAAEHGRVMDRSRLRLAGLTHIAETREQAIENVKFGLRHWLDYREAVNPTIKRKTRGETFEGLVEAVVKDHGGVIGTPDDLIAKIEQLYEKQGDFGAFLQVAHNWADFEATKKSWELVARYVIPHFSGANRNRDESLKWSTEHGMEYGSRSAVAQRKMFEKHEAEQQAKQSLKN; encoded by the coding sequence ATGGCTTCTATTCCGCTTCGGCATGGCATGTTTCTCCCACCGATTCACCCAAACAAGGAGAATCCAACTCTTGCCATCCAGCGGGACATGGAGCTTGTAGAACATCTCGATCGACTTGGTTACGAAGAGGCTTGGATCGGTGAACACCACTCATCCGGTGCGGAGATCATCGCGAGTCCCGAACTCTTCATCGCGGCGGTCGCGGAACGTACCAGGCGTATTCGGCTCGGTACAGGTGTCATATCCCTCCCCTATCATTCGCCGTTGAACGTGGCCAATCGCATCACGCAGCTCGATCATCAGACCCGCGGCCGTATCATGGTGGGTGTTGGACCGGGGCTCCTCACCGCGGATGCCATAATGATGGGCATCGAGCCCGAGAAATTGCGGGATCGCATGTCCGAGGCGCTCGACGTGATCCTGCGTCTGCTCGATGGACAGACGGTGACCGAGAAGACCGAGTGGTACAATCTGGTCGACGCACGTGTCCATTTGCTGCCCTATACCAAGCCACATCTGGAAGTCTGTGTTGCCAGCACGCTTACACCTTCCGGTGGCCGCAACGCGGGCAAGTATGGACTCGGAATGTTGTGCGTTGCAGCGACCAGCCCAACGGGCTTCGATGTGCTCGGCACCAATTGGCGCATCGCGAATGAAGTTGCCGCCGAGCATGGACGCGTCATGGACCGGTCGCGCTTACGCCTCGCCGGGCTCACCCACATCGCGGAGACGCGCGAACAGGCAATTGAGAACGTCAAGTTCGGCCTGCGCCACTGGCTCGATTACCGGGAGGCCGTCAATCCGACGATCAAACGTAAGACACGCGGTGAGACTTTCGAGGGGCTGGTCGAGGCAGTCGTCAAGGACCACGGCGGCGTCATCGGCACGCCGGACGATCTGATCGCGAAGATTGAGCAGCTCTACGAAAAACAGGGCGACTTCGGTGCTTTCTTGCAAGTCGCGCATAATTGGGCAGATTTCGAGGCCACCAAGAAGTCATGGGAGCTGGTCGCGCGGTATGTCATTCCGCATTTCAGCGGCGCAAACCGGAATCGCGACGAGTCGCTGAAGTGGTCAACCGAGCACGGGATGGAGTATGGCTCGCGCTCGGCCGTCGCCCAGCGCAAGATGTTCGAGAAGCACGAGGCCGAACAGCAAGCTAAGCAATCCCTCAAGAACTGA
- a CDS encoding branched-chain amino acid ABC transporter permease, whose amino-acid sequence MLAFAEQGMNGLMMGAIYALFALGMVLIYGVMHVLNFSHGVLFMAGAYACQVIFVQLTGNYFLAILGSMLVLALVGCLLEKGIFRHLRGSLSMQIVASMGLIMIVQNSIIYFFGPLALHMRVETVESKIRLGPLSFTAQHFVIIGVALIAVIGLDLFLRHTRLGTALRATSQNLEAARVVGVNPDSIFLMTFALATALAALAGALLGPLFLISPAMGDLPLLKGLTAIVLGGMGSVPGAIVGGFLIGVLEAQATLVLPTDYRDAVVFAALIGILLFRPYGLFGKRERGEP is encoded by the coding sequence ATGTTAGCCTTTGCCGAACAGGGCATGAACGGACTGATGATGGGGGCCATTTATGCCCTGTTCGCGCTTGGAATGGTGCTGATCTACGGCGTCATGCACGTTCTCAATTTTTCCCATGGCGTTCTCTTCATGGCAGGCGCTTATGCCTGCCAAGTTATATTTGTGCAATTGACCGGGAATTACTTCCTCGCGATACTTGGGTCCATGCTTGTACTGGCTCTGGTCGGCTGCCTGCTCGAGAAAGGCATTTTCCGGCATCTGCGCGGCAGTCTCAGCATGCAGATCGTGGCCTCCATGGGGCTGATCATGATCGTGCAGAACAGCATCATCTACTTCTTCGGGCCGCTCGCGCTACACATGCGCGTTGAAACCGTCGAAAGTAAGATAAGGCTGGGACCCTTGAGCTTCACCGCCCAGCATTTCGTAATCATCGGCGTGGCACTGATCGCTGTCATCGGCCTTGATCTTTTCCTGCGCCACACGCGGCTTGGCACTGCCCTTCGTGCGACCAGCCAGAACCTGGAGGCGGCGCGGGTCGTCGGTGTAAACCCTGATAGCATCTTTCTAATGACTTTCGCACTGGCGACCGCACTCGCAGCGTTGGCTGGGGCGCTCCTTGGCCCACTCTTCCTCATCTCGCCGGCGATGGGCGACCTACCGCTGTTAAAGGGCCTCACTGCCATTGTGCTTGGCGGGATGGGTAGCGTTCCGGGCGCGATCGTTGGTGGATTTCTGATCGGGGTCTTGGAGGCGCAGGCCACGCTTGTGCTGCCGACGGACTACCGCGATGCGGTGGTCTTTGCGGCCCTTATCGGCATTCTCCTCTTCCGCCCCTATGGTCTGTTCGGCAAGCGGGAGCGTGGTGAGCCATGA
- a CDS encoding LLM class flavin-dependent oxidoreductase, producing the protein MMPRNRHMNFGCILENYGSHPAAWLVSESPVDSATDANHYISLAKLAERAKLDFVFVADTPCLPEGDIEALSRSPRYINGLEPLTLLSVLSAHTSHIGLVGTLSSSYNEPYNVARAVASLDHLSGGRAAWNVVTTGSLNAPANFGRDANLDHAIRYERAREFVQVVRGLWDTWSDGAIIRNVKESRYFDPQKLRPLNHQGKHFSVAGPLNIARPPQGHPVVVQAGGSDPGKELAAETADMVFMVESSLDGARQYYSDLKGRMSKFGRRPDELRLMQGITIVVGNTLAEADAKTAALSSRIHEDVGKTVIGTAIGVDLSGMDFDATIPADLIPVESNRGQTYHRVISRMAIEEKLTIRQMSARFAESRIGNTLKGTPETIVDTLEAWHLAEAVDGFMLRAMAFPDSLRDFCELVVPELQRRGLMRQDYAGKTLRNHLGLARPDN; encoded by the coding sequence ATGATGCCGCGTAATCGACACATGAATTTCGGCTGCATCCTCGAGAACTATGGCAGCCACCCTGCGGCTTGGCTGGTGTCGGAATCGCCGGTGGACAGCGCCACGGACGCAAACCATTATATCAGCCTGGCAAAGCTCGCCGAGCGGGCAAAGCTCGATTTCGTGTTCGTCGCCGACACACCATGCCTTCCGGAGGGTGACATCGAAGCGCTCAGCCGATCACCCCGTTATATCAATGGCTTGGAGCCGCTGACCCTTCTCTCCGTACTCTCCGCTCACACCAGCCATATTGGCCTTGTCGGCACCCTTTCTTCCTCCTACAACGAGCCCTACAATGTCGCGCGCGCCGTCGCCTCGCTGGACCATCTCAGTGGCGGGCGGGCGGCATGGAACGTTGTCACGACCGGTAGCTTGAACGCGCCCGCCAATTTCGGCCGCGATGCGAATCTCGATCACGCGATCCGCTACGAACGCGCGCGAGAGTTTGTCCAGGTGGTGCGCGGTCTTTGGGATACATGGAGCGACGGCGCCATTATTCGCAACGTCAAAGAAAGCCGATACTTTGATCCCCAGAAGTTGCGGCCCCTCAATCATCAGGGAAAACACTTCTCTGTCGCGGGGCCCCTCAATATCGCGCGCCCGCCGCAGGGGCACCCGGTGGTGGTTCAAGCGGGGGGCTCAGATCCTGGCAAGGAGCTTGCTGCGGAAACCGCAGACATGGTCTTCATGGTCGAGAGTTCCCTCGACGGCGCGCGACAATACTACAGTGACCTGAAAGGACGGATGAGCAAATTCGGTCGACGGCCCGATGAACTCAGATTGATGCAGGGCATTACGATCGTCGTCGGAAATACTCTAGCTGAAGCCGATGCCAAAACGGCGGCTTTATCGTCCCGCATTCACGAAGATGTCGGCAAGACCGTGATCGGCACCGCGATCGGCGTGGACCTCAGTGGCATGGACTTCGATGCGACTATCCCGGCGGATCTTATTCCCGTCGAATCCAATCGCGGCCAAACCTATCATCGCGTAATTTCACGTATGGCGATCGAGGAGAAGCTCACCATCCGGCAGATGAGCGCGCGCTTCGCCGAATCCCGCATAGGTAATACGCTCAAGGGAACACCCGAGACCATCGTCGATACGCTAGAAGCGTGGCATCTTGCAGAGGCTGTCGATGGCTTCATGCTACGCGCCATGGCTTTTCCTGACAGCTTACGCGATTTCTGCGAACTTGTTGTACCTGAACTTCAGCGGCGTGGGTTGATGCGCCAGGACTATGCAGGAAAGACCCTACGCAATCATCTCGGTCTTGCGCGACCGGATAACTGA
- a CDS encoding branched-chain amino acid ABC transporter permease: protein MRSLKLLALVATIIVAALIPVLLPDQPYIVNTLTLTLCAIIPAIGLNLLYGQAGLLSLGHMAFTGVGGYTAALLMKNAGWALPEAMLAAAIVAGFVGLLVGIPCLRLRSHFFVIVTLGVGMILYTFFNNLDGITGGAQGLPGVPRPRPLSIGDLTIEFRTPRGFYWLALLTMLGTLFVQWLIARSPFGFSLAAIRQDETMAASRGVDVFAHKLAVFVISSAIAGVGGALSVTFLRVAAPTMFDLHASMNVVAIVLVGGPGYLAGPILGAFIFIALPEFLRVAAEFRLIVFGFVLVFIALFANRGLLGLADSFWSRMKRDRMADEVPGATRTVKSEG from the coding sequence ATGAGGTCTTTGAAGCTTCTCGCGCTGGTTGCCACGATCATCGTTGCGGCCCTCATTCCAGTTCTACTGCCTGACCAGCCCTATATTGTGAACACGCTCACGTTGACGCTGTGCGCGATCATCCCGGCTATCGGCCTTAACCTGCTCTATGGTCAGGCAGGCCTATTGTCACTGGGGCACATGGCCTTCACCGGCGTCGGTGGCTACACGGCTGCGCTTCTCATGAAGAATGCCGGGTGGGCGCTGCCGGAAGCGATGCTCGCGGCCGCAATAGTCGCCGGCTTTGTAGGCTTGCTCGTCGGCATCCCCTGCCTCAGGCTGCGGAGTCACTTCTTCGTCATCGTGACGCTGGGCGTCGGGATGATCCTCTACACGTTCTTCAATAACCTCGATGGCATTACCGGTGGCGCGCAGGGTCTACCGGGTGTTCCGCGACCGCGGCCACTCTCGATAGGCGATTTGACCATCGAGTTCAGGACACCCCGGGGATTCTACTGGCTCGCGCTGCTCACCATGCTGGGAACCTTGTTCGTGCAATGGCTCATCGCGCGATCACCCTTCGGATTCTCGCTCGCTGCCATCCGCCAGGACGAGACCATGGCCGCCTCGCGGGGCGTCGACGTCTTTGCGCACAAACTTGCGGTGTTTGTCATCTCATCGGCGATCGCAGGCGTAGGTGGCGCCTTGAGTGTCACCTTCCTGCGCGTCGCGGCGCCGACGATGTTTGATCTGCACGCCAGCATGAATGTCGTCGCCATCGTCCTGGTCGGCGGCCCCGGCTATCTCGCCGGTCCCATTCTCGGTGCGTTCATCTTCATTGCCTTGCCTGAGTTCTTGCGCGTTGCTGCGGAATTCCGTCTGATCGTCTTCGGCTTCGTTCTGGTCTTCATCGCGCTCTTTGCCAATCGCGGTCTGCTCGGCCTAGCCGATAGCTTCTGGTCACGAATGAAGCGCGATCGCATGGCGGACGAGGTGCCGGGCGCGACCCGAACCGTGAAGAGCGAGGGATAG
- a CDS encoding ABC transporter substrate-binding protein, producing MTRYRSTLAAAFSMAACFGGVSAYADDVVTIGIISATTGPMAAPGSYQINGFKLAEEDINKSGGVKIGDKTYRVALKIYDSRCNVAEGAAIMERLASVDKVPITLGELCTPVAAAEAPIAQEYKVPLILTVPTADNLTTQGNSYLFRVNAPNAAQNRMLVDFIVARNLSPVAELTFNNDTGRGAVAGRRAILPETIKSGYIGFYNVGEVDFSSHITNIRNSGAKAVVLGMDEEAGALAIKQIRDAGLDVQIIGTLAMDSDRFLHRLNANYVAGMVQGSAFALTAPGEKAKTFTEAYKARFGAETHAFAAQSYDGLMIAVEAMRKAASVSDGEAIRNALATIAHHGVTGELKFDKNNQATPLFYVTQWCKDGTRQIAMPHALAAACSS from the coding sequence ATGACGAGGTATAGATCAACGCTCGCCGCCGCGTTCTCGATGGCGGCCTGTTTCGGTGGAGTATCCGCCTATGCCGACGACGTGGTGACGATCGGAATCATCAGCGCGACGACTGGACCTATGGCAGCGCCGGGATCTTACCAGATCAACGGCTTCAAGCTCGCCGAAGAAGACATCAATAAGTCAGGCGGCGTGAAGATCGGGGACAAGACCTACAGGGTCGCCCTCAAGATCTATGACTCCCGCTGCAATGTCGCCGAGGGTGCCGCGATCATGGAGCGCCTCGCCAGCGTCGACAAAGTGCCTATCACTCTCGGCGAGCTGTGCACGCCCGTGGCCGCGGCGGAGGCCCCTATCGCTCAAGAATATAAGGTTCCCCTCATCCTCACGGTGCCGACCGCCGATAATCTGACGACCCAGGGCAATTCCTATCTGTTCCGAGTCAATGCTCCCAACGCTGCGCAGAACCGCATGCTGGTTGACTTCATCGTCGCGAGGAACTTGAGCCCAGTTGCGGAGCTCACGTTCAATAATGACACGGGACGAGGCGCTGTTGCCGGACGGCGCGCGATCCTGCCGGAGACAATCAAGTCCGGCTACATCGGCTTCTACAATGTCGGCGAAGTCGACTTCTCAAGTCACATCACGAACATTCGCAACTCTGGCGCCAAGGCGGTCGTGTTGGGCATGGATGAGGAAGCAGGCGCGCTCGCTATCAAGCAGATCCGCGATGCGGGCCTTGATGTGCAAATCATCGGGACGCTCGCGATGGACTCGGACCGCTTCCTGCACCGCTTGAACGCAAATTATGTCGCTGGAATGGTCCAGGGCTCCGCCTTTGCGCTAACCGCTCCCGGCGAGAAGGCCAAGACCTTCACGGAGGCCTATAAGGCTCGCTTCGGCGCTGAGACCCATGCCTTCGCCGCTCAATCCTATGACGGGCTGATGATTGCGGTGGAGGCGATGAGGAAGGCTGCGAGCGTTAGCGACGGCGAAGCGATCCGCAATGCACTTGCCACGATCGCCCACCACGGCGTAACCGGGGAGTTGAAGTTCGACAAGAACAACCAGGCTACTCCACTCTTCTATGTCACCCAGTGGTGTAAAGACGGCACACGCCAAATCGCCATGCCGCATGCTCTCGCTGCGGCTTGCAGCAGCTGA
- a CDS encoding ABC transporter ATP-binding protein, producing MAPILEVSAIAKRFGGVVALDGAGFSVDKPGIVALIGPNGAGKTTLFDVICGRQSADSGEVRFMGERVDGLPPFRLSRLGFARSFQECRVLPEATCLENMLFSAQDKTLRSEIAGIFRGSGHSRATVDKARELLRMVGLERFTNRPASDLSFGQKRLVEIASTLMGSPKVLLLDEPASGVNPTLLNILHDFLLDQAPKMGLLLVVIEHNMEFIMSVAERIVVLHQGKVLEDGPPAAIQASPQVIEAYLS from the coding sequence ATGGCTCCAATTCTCGAGGTCTCAGCCATCGCCAAACGCTTCGGCGGCGTTGTCGCATTGGACGGCGCGGGCTTCAGCGTCGACAAGCCGGGCATCGTGGCCTTGATCGGCCCGAACGGTGCCGGCAAGACGACGTTGTTCGATGTGATTTGCGGCCGCCAGAGCGCCGACAGCGGTGAGGTCCGCTTCATGGGTGAGCGCGTCGATGGCCTGCCGCCGTTCCGCCTCTCGCGCCTCGGCTTTGCTCGCAGTTTCCAGGAATGCCGGGTTCTGCCGGAGGCAACTTGCCTGGAGAACATGCTGTTCTCGGCGCAGGACAAGACCTTGCGCAGCGAAATCGCGGGCATTTTTCGCGGCAGCGGACATAGCCGCGCCACCGTCGACAAAGCGCGCGAACTTCTGCGGATGGTTGGGCTGGAGCGTTTCACCAACCGGCCGGCGAGTGACCTGTCTTTCGGGCAGAAGCGCCTTGTGGAGATCGCCTCGACGTTGATGGGATCTCCAAAGGTGCTGCTGCTCGACGAGCCTGCTTCGGGCGTCAACCCGACGCTGCTGAACATCCTGCATGACTTTCTGCTCGATCAGGCGCCGAAGATGGGCCTCCTGCTCGTGGTCATCGAGCATAACATGGAGTTCATCATGTCCGTCGCCGAGCGCATTGTCGTCCTGCACCAGGGTAAGGTCCTGGAGGACGGACCGCCGGCAGCCATTCAGGCCAGTCCGCAGGTTATCGAAGCCTATCTGAGCTGA
- a CDS encoding isochorismatase family cysteine hydrolase, with product MAEHINTLLLLVDLQNAFCDAHGSIAQQGWDITTLAEAAHHCDRLASDARARGIPVVWTRMMFRPDYSDAGIVRRMRPNLCRAGGLRAGTADVELTPLVNVAADDIVIDKARHSSLYGTPLEVILRARTIERVIVGGVTTSMCVETTVRDLAQRDYEVIVPREACSDFDAGRHDASLTVMAFGFARVVPIAETFTTPPLPIG from the coding sequence ATGGCCGAGCACATCAACACGCTTCTGCTTCTCGTTGATCTCCAGAATGCATTCTGTGACGCTCATGGCTCCATAGCCCAGCAAGGCTGGGATATCACCACCCTGGCCGAGGCCGCACACCACTGCGATCGCCTGGCAAGCGACGCCCGCGCGCGCGGCATCCCCGTCGTGTGGACCAGGATGATGTTCCGACCGGACTATTCGGACGCCGGCATCGTCCGTCGCATGCGCCCGAACCTGTGCCGTGCAGGTGGACTGCGGGCCGGCACGGCCGATGTCGAGCTGACACCCCTCGTGAATGTCGCCGCCGATGACATTGTCATCGACAAGGCGCGACACTCATCACTCTATGGCACGCCACTCGAGGTCATTCTCCGGGCAAGGACTATCGAACGCGTCATTGTAGGTGGTGTGACGACATCCATGTGCGTCGAGACGACGGTCCGTGATCTGGCGCAACGTGATTACGAGGTTATTGTGCCACGGGAAGCATGTTCCGATTTTGATGCGGGACGGCACGATGCATCCCTGACAGTGATGGCCTTTGGCTTTGCGCGAGTCGTACCGATCGCAGAGACATTCACGACCCCGCCCCTTCCAATCGGTTGA
- a CDS encoding amidohydrolase family protein codes for MQGVIDVVVNPLTPQIVAARPKWTKTFHTKKIGRAEEDVTSVTHEEMLAQMDAAGIERAFLIACKLGQEGTPGAWHMPYEWIAEAVAAHPTRFHGLAGVDPTEGMEGLRRLEWAVRELGFIGAHTYPHWFELEPNHRKYYPFYAKCCELNVPIQMQVGQSLVYYDKRPLRSVARPILLDDIACDFPELKLIGIHIGIPWTDEMIAMAWKHPNVYIASDAHSPKYWPASFIHYINTYGRHKVMFGTDFPVLAFKRTLEEIEALGLRPDAQKLFLRDNALRVYGLTP; via the coding sequence GTGCAAGGCGTCATTGATGTCGTTGTGAACCCATTGACACCGCAGATCGTAGCGGCCCGTCCTAAATGGACCAAGACTTTCCACACGAAGAAAATCGGTCGCGCGGAAGAAGACGTTACGTCTGTCACGCATGAGGAGATGCTCGCTCAGATGGATGCCGCCGGCATCGAAAGGGCGTTCCTCATCGCCTGCAAGCTGGGCCAGGAAGGAACCCCCGGCGCCTGGCATATGCCCTATGAATGGATCGCGGAAGCCGTCGCAGCACATCCAACCCGGTTTCACGGCCTGGCGGGTGTCGATCCGACCGAAGGGATGGAAGGTCTCCGGCGCCTGGAATGGGCCGTCCGGGAACTTGGGTTTATCGGTGCGCATACCTATCCGCACTGGTTCGAGCTGGAGCCCAACCATCGCAAGTATTATCCATTTTACGCGAAATGCTGCGAACTGAACGTTCCGATCCAGATGCAGGTCGGACAATCGCTGGTTTATTACGACAAACGCCCGCTACGAAGCGTCGCGAGGCCCATTCTCCTCGACGATATCGCCTGCGACTTTCCCGAGCTGAAGCTCATCGGAATTCACATCGGAATTCCATGGACCGATGAAATGATCGCGATGGCGTGGAAACATCCTAACGTCTACATCGCTTCCGATGCGCATAGTCCGAAATACTGGCCAGCCAGCTTCATTCATTACATCAACACCTATGGCCGGCATAAGGTGATGTTTGGAACAGACTTTCCAGTTCTCGCTTTCAAGCGCACCCTCGAAGAAATTGAGGCGCTTGGCCTTCGGCCCGACGCGCAGAAGCTGTTTTTGCGCGATAATGCGTTGCGAGTCTATGGTCTCACTCCTTAA
- a CDS encoding oxaloacetate decarboxylase — translation MNLRNRLSADAPLVAPGIFDALTASLAAAAGFEALYVSGAAIAYTRLGSSDIGLVSMSEVADVVTQIRDRVEVPLIVDADTGYGNALNVRRTVRLFERAGATAIQIEDQTFPKRCGHLRDKSLISAGEMAGKVKAAVDARASEETLIIARTDAIAVEGFDAALDRAHLYVEMGADILFVEAPRSREQMATIGRQFGGLRPLIANMVEGGDTPLSSAAELGEVGFKVVIFGGGIVRALARTAQEYYQSLAKHGTNAPFSERMFDFAELNSLIGTPELLALGKSYDSVQTTRLVEKSTA, via the coding sequence ATGAACTTGCGAAACCGCCTCTCGGCAGACGCGCCCCTGGTTGCGCCCGGAATTTTCGACGCTTTGACAGCTTCGCTCGCGGCGGCGGCCGGGTTCGAGGCTCTTTACGTCTCCGGGGCGGCGATCGCTTATACGCGCCTCGGCAGCTCTGATATTGGCCTTGTATCGATGTCCGAAGTCGCTGACGTTGTTACGCAGATACGGGACCGCGTTGAAGTTCCACTCATTGTTGATGCCGACACGGGGTATGGAAATGCGCTCAATGTCCGGCGCACTGTGCGGTTGTTCGAGCGAGCGGGCGCGACTGCGATCCAGATCGAGGACCAGACCTTTCCAAAACGTTGCGGCCATTTGCGTGACAAGTCTCTGATCTCGGCCGGCGAAATGGCGGGAAAGGTAAAGGCGGCGGTGGACGCGCGCGCCAGCGAGGAGACTTTGATTATCGCGCGCACGGACGCGATTGCGGTCGAAGGCTTCGATGCTGCTTTGGATCGCGCCCATCTCTATGTCGAAATGGGTGCGGATATTCTCTTCGTCGAGGCGCCGCGCTCCCGTGAGCAGATGGCGACGATCGGGCGCCAGTTTGGAGGCCTGCGCCCGCTCATTGCCAATATGGTCGAAGGTGGCGACACACCGCTTAGCTCAGCTGCTGAACTCGGCGAGGTTGGCTTCAAGGTCGTCATCTTTGGGGGCGGGATCGTGAGAGCGCTGGCGCGCACGGCGCAGGAATATTATCAGTCTCTAGCCAAGCATGGCACGAATGCGCCGTTCAGTGAGCGGATGTTTGATTTCGCGGAGTTGAACAGCCTTATCGGCACCCCTGAACTGCTTGCGCTTGGCAAGAGCTACGATTCTGTTCAGACAACGCGTTTGGTCGAGAAAAGCACCGCCTGA
- a CDS encoding ABC transporter substrate-binding protein: MKSTTKALLASVAITAMLGTASFAADGTVTLGVVTAQTGPLAPAGKFQQNGFTLAVEQINKAGGFTVGGKTYELALKTYDTRCNVAEGASAMERLATVDKVPVVLGELCSPVAAAEAPVAEDFKVPLIITVPTAGNLTEQGNPYFFRINARDTQLNQGLAKYITDAKLTPLAFLAWNNDTGRGGIEAMKSLLPDSTKIGYVGYFNVGEVDFSSHVTNIRNSGAKAVVLLMDEEPGSLAIRQIRDAGVDVQLIGTLAMGSDRFLQRLNAKYLDGMAQYNSFPPNSPVDRIKTFSTAYKAKFGEETHGFAAQSYDAVFLAVEAMKAAGTTTDGAKIRDALAALTFNGVIGEVKFDAKGQANPPVYVTQWCADGTRKIVLPAALAADCGSG, from the coding sequence ATGAAAAGCACTACGAAAGCTCTGCTGGCTTCCGTCGCGATCACGGCAATGCTCGGTACCGCGAGCTTCGCCGCCGACGGCACGGTGACGCTCGGCGTCGTCACAGCGCAGACAGGTCCTCTCGCTCCCGCCGGAAAGTTTCAGCAGAATGGCTTTACTCTCGCCGTCGAGCAGATCAACAAGGCGGGCGGTTTCACCGTTGGCGGCAAGACCTATGAACTCGCTCTGAAAACCTACGACACACGCTGCAATGTCGCCGAAGGGGCCTCCGCCATGGAGCGCCTGGCGACCGTCGACAAGGTGCCCGTCGTTCTTGGCGAGCTCTGCAGCCCTGTCGCCGCCGCTGAGGCGCCCGTCGCCGAGGACTTCAAGGTGCCCCTGATCATCACGGTCCCCACCGCCGGCAACCTCACGGAGCAGGGAAATCCTTACTTCTTCAGGATCAATGCCCGCGATACCCAGCTTAACCAGGGATTGGCCAAATATATCACAGATGCCAAACTGACGCCGCTCGCCTTTCTCGCCTGGAACAACGACACAGGTCGTGGCGGTATCGAGGCGATGAAGAGCCTGCTCCCTGATAGTACGAAGATCGGCTATGTCGGCTATTTCAATGTCGGAGAGGTCGATTTCTCCAGCCATGTGACGAATATCCGCAATTCAGGCGCGAAGGCCGTCGTGCTTTTGATGGATGAGGAGCCGGGCTCCCTCGCAATCCGCCAGATTCGCGATGCTGGCGTTGATGTGCAGCTGATCGGAACCTTGGCCATGGGCTCCGACCGCTTTCTGCAGCGGCTGAATGCCAAATATCTTGATGGGATGGCACAGTACAACTCCTTCCCTCCAAACAGCCCGGTTGACCGCATCAAGACGTTCAGCACAGCCTACAAAGCCAAGTTTGGTGAGGAGACCCATGGGTTTGCCGCGCAATCCTATGACGCGGTCTTCCTCGCGGTCGAAGCCATGAAAGCCGCCGGAACTACAACGGATGGCGCGAAGATTCGCGATGCGCTTGCTGCGCTCACCTTCAACGGTGTCATCGGTGAAGTGAAATTTGATGCCAAAGGACAAGCGAACCCACCGGTCTATGTCACGCAATGGTGCGCGGATGGCACCAGAAAGATTGTACTCCCCGCCGCTCTCGCCGCCGACTGCGGGAGCGGCTGA